The Gammaproteobacteria bacterium region AGAAGCTGTTCAGCAAGTAGTCGTTGACTGACCACTTGTACCCGCGACGGGGAGTTGGCCGGTTGGCCGGCTTCCCGTCGCGGGGTATCGCCTTAAGCGTTCAGCACTGATCCTTGCCGGGTCCGATATGCACAGGCGGATCGATCGTTTCGAGGCCGGGTTCAACCGCGTTGTGCTGTACCTGGCTTACCTGGTGGCACTCTCCATCGGGCTCTTTACGGTCCTCATTCCCCTCAATCTGTTTCTCATCAGGACCCAGTTGGGTAGTATCTGGTGGCTCTACGAGGGGGTTGAGTACACCCTTTATTTTGGAGTTTTCATTGGCGCGCCATGGGTGCTCAACCAGGGGGCGCATGTACGAGTTGATGTCCTCACCGCGGTGCTGAACACAGCATCTGCTCAACACGTCGAGCGCATCATGGATCTTGCGGGCGCTGTACTTTGTGTTCTGCTGTGCTTTTATGGTTCCCGCGTGATGCTCTGGGAATTCCAGGATGGCACATTGCCGGATAAGGACCTGCGGATCCCAACTGGCTACATGATGGCTATTTTTTCGGCCTCATTTTTCCTGTTGGCCATTGAGTTTCTGTTGCGGTTTCGTCGAGCTGGTCAGAAAGCCTCCAAGGTGGATCAAAGATTACCCAAGGCGGGGTTCTGAACCATGGAATGGTATCTGGCACTTGCGCTGCTGCTTGGCACGGTCTGCACAGCGATGTTCCTGGGCCTGCCCGTGGCCTTTGCCTTCTTTGCTGCCAACATACTTGGAACGGCTTTGTTCATCAACGGGGATATTGGCCTGGTCCTGATGCCATTGGAGTTTCATAACGCCATCAAGTTCACGCTGGCGCCAATTGCCCTGTTTCTGCTGATGGGGGAAATCCTTCTGCAGACCGGGGTGGCCTTCAAGGCCATTGGCGCAATCGATCGACTCATCGCGCGCGTGCCCGGGCGGCTGGCGGTTGTTTCGATTGTCGGCGGTACAGTTTTTTCGTCGCTTTCCGGGTCGACCATTGCCAATACCGCCATTCTTGGATCGGTCCTGCTGCCGGATATGATGAAACGCGGTTACCAGCCGAGTATGGCGATGGGGCCGATTATGGCAGTCGGGGGCATTGCCATGCTGATACCGCCGTCAGCGCTGGCCGTCTTGCTTGCGAGTTTGGCAGAACAGTCGGTCGCCCTGTTGCTCATTGCCGGGATCGTGCCGGGGATCCTGATGGCCGTGCTGTTTTTTACCTATGTTGTGGCCCGCTGTGCAATCAATCCGGAACTTGCACCCACCTACGAGCCGGATACCGATGCCCTCGATCAAGCGGTGACCATTTCGTTGAATGGCAGGGGCCGTCGGTGGTTGTCCTGGACCTACGCTGGGCGCTACTGTCGGTTCGTCAACCGGATCTTGCCGACGGTGCTTTACGTACTGCCGCTTATGATCATCTTTATCGTCGTTGTCGGCAGTATTTTCTACAAACTCGCCTCGCCGACCGAGTCTGCTGCACTGGGTTGTCTGGCGTCGCTGGGCGTGTGTTACGTCTTTCGCGTGTTCAGGAGCAGGATACAGGTGTCCGGCATAGACGGGGCTGATTTCAATTGGCGGGCGATCGCGAAAGCACTACTGGAAACCACAAAGATCAACACGATGATCCTTTTTATCATCGCGGGCTCGCTGGTCTTCAGTCAGGCGCTGGCGAACTCCGGCGCGACACAAGGGCTGTTGCAGCACATCGCCGCGATGGACCTGACGCCGTTGACCGTTGTGATCATGATGATGCTGGTGTTGTTATTCCTGGGAGCCTTTATGGACCAGGTCAGTATGCTGCTCCTGACGTTGCCCTTTTTTCTGTTGAGCTCCCAGTCCCTGCAGGTCGTTTTCAACATCGATGTGATCTGGCTCATGGTCTTGATGCTGATCACCATGGAGATCAGTCTGCTGACCCCACCGTTCGGCCTGCTGCTTTACGTGATGAAGGGGGTCGCACCGTTCGGCGTGACCCTGGGACAGGTGGTCAGAGCCGCGCTGCCGTTTATTCTGATCGAACTGGCGGTCCTCATCTTACTGATCTTTGTACCCGATGTTGCAACCTGGTTACCGAAGCAACTTGAATAAAAACTGATTGAGGAGTGTTGGTCATTCCCAACTTGCTTGTTGTACAAATGGGTTGGAGCAATCGATGTGTTAGCAGGTGCGCCCGCAATCAACAGCGACCGTCTGGCCGGTGATGGCTGAATTACAGGCGAGGAACAGCATAGTCGCTGCAATCTCCTCGGGTTCGACCATTCGATCCAGCAAGCAGTCCGCGATGGTCTGAGCTTTTCGCTCATCAGGCCAGGGGTCAGTCCAGGGAGTGCGTACCAATCCGGGTGCGACTGCATTGACCCGCACGTCGGGTGCCAGCGCATGGGCTAGAGACCGGGTCAGGTTGATCAGGCCCGCTTTGCTTGCACCGTAGGCAATGCTGCTGCCCGGCACACCCAGGCCCGCGACCGAGGCTGTGCTGACAATAGCACCTTTTGCCGATCTGAGAGAAGGAAACGCTGCACGGGCACAGCGAAACGCGCCGATCAGGTTGGTCTGCATGATCTTTGTCCAGAACGATTCTGACATCGCAGCCAGATCATCGAAAGCGATTGGCGTTCTGGTATTCGAGGTGCCGGCATTATTGATCAGAACATCCAGGCGTCCGAGTGCCACGATTGCCTGTTCGACCATGGTTTCAGTCTGATCAGGATCCGAAACATCCCCCGGAGCGCTGACAATGAGGCACCCATCCTTATTGAGTTCATCCAGCACCTGGTCGGTCGCCGGATCGTCCGGTAAGTGATTAACAGCCACTTGTGCGCCGCAGGCAGCAAAGGTCTTTACGGTGGCAAGGCCAATACCGGATAGGCCACCGGTCACGAGAACGCATTTACCGCTAAGATCAGCCGAGATCATGAGGGTTACCTATAGTTTGTTAACCGATAAATAGTATAGCGGTAGCTGGATGATGCGCCTGGTCAGTCTGATCGCCAGTGCGGTGCAACCAGGCGCCGGCGGTTATCCCGCGAGCGGCTGATGCCCGGTTCGTCAAGATCGGTCCGGTCCCACAGCTGGCAAGTCACCTGTTTGTGCTTTCGATCCAGGCCTTCACAGTAGTTGGTGTATTCGCAGACTCTGATCTCGTCGCCACGCCCGGATCGGAGTTTAAAAAACCAATCCGGGTCCGCCAGCGACTGGCGGGCCAGTCCGATCACGTCCGCGGTGCCGGATTCGAGCAGGCTCTGCGCCTGCTGAAAGTCGTGAATCCCCCCGGTGACGACAACCGGTGTATTAAACCCTTTGTTTCGTATTGCGGTCCGGATTTTGGCGGTTGCGGCAAAATTGCGGCCGAACGGTCCGAAGGCATCCGAGAGGTAGCCCGGTATACATTCGTAACCACTCGGACCGGTATAGGGATAAGCGGCGTCGCCGATGGTCGGTTGCTTGGCATCATCGAATTTACCGCCACGTGAGGTCGAGACAAAATCCATCCCGGCAGCTGCAAATTGCTGAGCAAAAAAACTGCTGTCGTCTGTGCTTGATCCGTTTTCGATACAGTCTTCTGTCAGAAACCGACAGCCGACGACAAAGTCTTTACCGACGGTCTCTCGTACAGCCTGGTAGACCTCTATCGGCAGCCGGACGCGGTTCTCCAGAGAGTCGCCATAGCCGTCCCGCCGGTTGTTGGTTGCGGACAAGAACGATGCCATGGTGTAGGCATGGGCGTAGTGCAGTTCCACGCCATCAAAGCCGGCGATCTGTGCACGACGGGCAGCATCAGCAAAGAGGACGGGCAGGGTTTCTGGAAGCTCGGCGATGTGCGGAATCTGCGTATCGGTTACGTGCTCCCTATAACCAAAGCGCAACGATTCGAACTCCCTTGGACTGAGGATGGTCTTGAGTTCTTCCAGTTCGAGATCGCTGAG contains the following coding sequences:
- a CDS encoding SDR family oxidoreductase, which codes for MISADLSGKCVLVTGGLSGIGLATVKTFAACGAQVAVNHLPDDPATDQVLDELNKDGCLIVSAPGDVSDPDQTETMVEQAIVALGRLDVLINNAGTSNTRTPIAFDDLAAMSESFWTKIMQTNLIGAFRCARAAFPSLRSAKGAIVSTASVAGLGVPGSSIAYGASKAGLINLTRSLAHALAPDVRVNAVAPGLVRTPWTDPWPDERKAQTIADCLLDRMVEPEEIAATMLFLACNSAITGQTVAVDCGRTC
- a CDS encoding TRAP transporter small permease, with protein sequence MHRRIDRFEAGFNRVVLYLAYLVALSIGLFTVLIPLNLFLIRTQLGSIWWLYEGVEYTLYFGVFIGAPWVLNQGAHVRVDVLTAVLNTASAQHVERIMDLAGAVLCVLLCFYGSRVMLWEFQDGTLPDKDLRIPTGYMMAIFSASFFLLAIEFLLRFRRAGQKASKVDQRLPKAGF
- a CDS encoding TRAP transporter large permease subunit; translated protein: MEWYLALALLLGTVCTAMFLGLPVAFAFFAANILGTALFINGDIGLVLMPLEFHNAIKFTLAPIALFLLMGEILLQTGVAFKAIGAIDRLIARVPGRLAVVSIVGGTVFSSLSGSTIANTAILGSVLLPDMMKRGYQPSMAMGPIMAVGGIAMLIPPSALAVLLASLAEQSVALLLIAGIVPGILMAVLFFTYVVARCAINPELAPTYEPDTDALDQAVTISLNGRGRRWLSWTYAGRYCRFVNRILPTVLYVLPLMIIFIVVVGSIFYKLASPTESAALGCLASLGVCYVFRVFRSRIQVSGIDGADFNWRAIAKALLETTKINTMILFIIAGSLVFSQALANSGATQGLLQHIAAMDLTPLTVVIMMMLVLLFLGAFMDQVSMLLLTLPFFLLSSQSLQVVFNIDVIWLMVLMLITMEISLLTPPFGLLLYVMKGVAPFGVTLGQVVRAALPFILIELAVLILLIFVPDVATWLPKQLE
- a CDS encoding NADH:flavin oxidoreductase; the encoded protein is MWKPPERIRYRTHPGEWPTAAVAAASKLFMPLNYQALSLSARTWVPAMVPWRATETGFVTPDNLDWYERFARGQPGVLVVEATGIRDIASGPLMRISDDRFIPGLQTLVERVRAASDGQTRLLIQLIDFLTVRRRPEPEKFFARYLKITDQHRDALKADDWSENRVRKALSDLELEELKTILSPREFESLRFGYREHVTDTQIPHIAELPETLPVLFADAARRAQIAGFDGVELHYAHAYTMASFLSATNNRRDGYGDSLENRVRLPIEVYQAVRETVGKDFVVGCRFLTEDCIENGSSTDDSSFFAQQFAAAGMDFVSTSRGGKFDDAKQPTIGDAAYPYTGPSGYECIPGYLSDAFGPFGRNFAATAKIRTAIRNKGFNTPVVVTGGIHDFQQAQSLLESGTADVIGLARQSLADPDWFFKLRSGRGDEIRVCEYTNYCEGLDRKHKQVTCQLWDRTDLDEPGISRSRDNRRRLVAPHWRSD